A stretch of Clostridium formicaceticum DNA encodes these proteins:
- a CDS encoding ABC transporter ATP-binding protein, with the protein MISLYAVEIKHLSKYYKIYDKPTNRLKEFFLKNKKYHREFWALSDISLDIPKGKTVGIIGENGSGKSTLLKLICNIISPSEGKIITSEKIAAILELGAGFNIEFTGRENIYMYCSIMGLTRQETDEKMSDIIAFSELEEFIDQPLKTYSSGMYVRLAFSAAISVNPDILVVDEALAVGDIHFQLKCINKIKEFKQLQKTILFVTHDTYTVKNLCDYAVWIKNGKINLQGDVNFVCEEYERYIKNKGKAVDSDKPKDESKEILRIVDTKIYDENCNENGQFKHGKNLIINIKYETYKALESIVAGVAIFDSQGYYVCGLNTKLDGVKIIPKIGCNEVQLQYENISLLPGTYFIDVGFFEEEGVGKLDYMSKCNHFNIISYDYFAEGIVLLKHKWMVK; encoded by the coding sequence ATGATTTCTTTGTATGCAGTAGAAATTAAACATCTATCAAAATATTATAAAATATATGATAAGCCTACAAATAGGCTAAAAGAATTTTTTCTTAAGAACAAAAAGTATCATAGGGAGTTTTGGGCGTTGAGTGATATATCACTAGATATCCCAAAGGGAAAAACCGTAGGTATTATTGGCGAAAACGGAAGTGGAAAAAGCACTTTACTAAAGCTAATATGCAATATAATCTCTCCTTCTGAAGGTAAGATTATAACGAGTGAAAAAATTGCTGCAATCCTTGAGTTGGGGGCAGGTTTTAATATTGAATTTACAGGCAGAGAAAATATTTATATGTATTGCTCAATTATGGGTTTAACAAGACAAGAAACAGATGAAAAAATGAGTGACATCATTGCGTTCTCAGAGTTGGAAGAATTTATTGATCAACCACTAAAAACATATTCTAGTGGTATGTATGTAAGACTTGCTTTTTCTGCTGCTATCAGTGTGAATCCAGATATATTAGTTGTAGATGAGGCGTTAGCTGTAGGAGATATACACTTTCAACTTAAGTGTATTAATAAGATTAAAGAGTTTAAGCAACTACAAAAAACGATTTTATTTGTTACGCATGATACCTATACGGTTAAGAACCTATGTGACTATGCTGTCTGGATTAAAAATGGAAAAATAAATCTACAAGGTGATGTTAACTTTGTTTGCGAGGAGTATGAAAGATATATTAAAAACAAAGGCAAGGCTGTAGATAGTGATAAACCCAAAGATGAATCTAAAGAAATATTAAGAATTGTCGACACAAAAATTTACGATGAGAACTGTAACGAAAATGGGCAGTTTAAACATGGAAAAAATCTAATCATAAACATTAAATACGAGACATACAAAGCGTTAGAGAGTATTGTGGCTGGTGTAGCTATTTTTGACAGTCAAGGATATTATGTTTGTGGATTAAATACCAAACTAGATGGAGTAAAAATAATACCTAAAATAGGATGTAATGAAGTCCAACTCCAGTATGAAAATATTAGTTTGTTGCCAGGCACTTATTTCATTGATGTTGGTTTCTTTGAGGAAGAGGGCGTGGGGAAATTAGATTATATGTCGAAATGCAATCATTTCAATATTATATCCTATGATTATTTTGCTGAAGGGATAGTTCTATTGAAACATAAATGGATGGTGAAGTAA